Proteins co-encoded in one Puntigrus tetrazona isolate hp1 chromosome 20, ASM1883169v1, whole genome shotgun sequence genomic window:
- the sec63 gene encoding translocation protein SEC63 homolog, giving the protein MAGQQFQYDDSGNTFFYFLTSFVGLIVIPATYYLWPRDQNAEQLRLKSLRRVHGRCLWYRLRLMKSQQSIVPTLKKAALLFGWAVFLFLAYKVSKLDREYQEYNPYEVLNLESGASIAEIKKQYRVLSLKHHPDKGGDEAMFMKLAKAYSALTNEESRNNWQLYGNPDGPRVTSFGIALPAWIVDQKNSMLVLLVYGLAFMVILPVVVGTWWYRSIRYSGDQILINTTQLFMHFMYKTPTMNMKRLVMVLTAAFEFDPRSNKEAIIRPTDNIEVPQLIRELGNINVKKKEPPFCYPYSLKARVLLLTHLARMDVSENVEEDQRFVVKKGPALLQEMINVGCQLTMMATSRGGLRAPRLTSIENCMKLSQMVVQGLEEAKSPLLQLPHFEEEHLRYCISKKYKVRTLQDLVSLKDSDRRNMLRFLGEEKYEEVLAVLASFPYINMETKLQVLDDEDSNNITAGSIVTVTVTLTRKRMSEMFEKEENASLPTEETNAEEQGDAKSNKTKVWQNKSKGAKKAAKSKKKKLTKKKSVTQQQAKGDKAKQANGNVAGNDVAAASKAEEDDLSDKGSESDEAEGNKDSPSERDEDSDKQSDTEVDEIAGDDEEEWEALQQSIQRRERALLETKSKVTHPVYSLYFPEEKQEWWWLYIADRKEQTLVSMPNHVCTLKDTEEVELKFPAPSKTGNYQYSVILRSDSFMGLDQIKPLKLEVHEAKAMVDNHPQWDIPETEEEEDDQEDSDGIEESEEDEEDND; this is encoded by the exons ATGGCTGGACAACAGTTTCAGTACGACGACAGTGGCAACACCTTTTTCTATTTCCTCACGTCTTTTGTGGGACTAATAGTCATCCCAGCCACCTATTACCTCTGGCCCCGGGATCAGAATGCGG AGCAATTAAGGTTGAAGAGTTTACGACGAGTTCATGGGAGATGTCTGTGGTATCGCCTTCGGCTTATGAAATCACAGCAGAGCATTGTTCCAACACTTAA AAAAGCAGCCCTGTTGTTTGGGTGGGCAGTATTTCTTTTCCTGGCCTATAAGGTGTCTAAATTAGATCGAGAGTACCAGGAGTATAACCCCTATGAGGTCCTCAACTTGGAATCA ggAGCATCTATTGCTGAGATTAAGAAGCAGTACAGAGTACTGTCTCTGAAACACCATCCAGATAAAGGCGGAGATGAGGCCATGTTCATGAAGCTTGCTAAAGCTTACTCAGC TTTAACTAATGAGGAATCACGGAACAACTGGCAGTTGTATGGCAACCCTGATGGCCCAAGAG TGACGAGTTTTGGAATCGCTCTTCCTGCATGGATTGTTGACCAGAAGAATTCCATGCTG GTGCTGCTGGTCTATGGGTTGGCTTTTATGGTTATTCTTCCTGTGGTTGTG GGCACATGGTGGTACCGCTCCATCCGCTACAGTGGTGATCAGATCCTCATCAACACCACACAGCTTTTCATGCACTTTATGTACAAAACGCCTACAATGAACATGAAAC GATTGGTGATGGTGTTGACCGCAGCGTTTGAGTTTGATCCTCGTAGTAACAAAGAGGCCATTATAAGACCAACAGACAACATAGAAGTTCCCCAG TTGATCCGGGAGCTCGGGAACATTAATGTGAAGAAGAAAGAGCCTCCATTCTGCTATCCCTATAGTCTGAAGGCTCGAGTCTTATTACTTACACACCTTGCAAGGATGGATGTTTCTGAGAACGTAGAGGAGG ATCAGAGGTTTGTGGTGAAGAAGGGCCCTGCTTTACTACAGGAAATGATCAATGTTGGTTGTCAGCTTACCATGATGGCAACCAGCAGAGGAG GGCTTCGTGCTCCAAGGCTGACATCTATAGAGAACTGCATGAAGCTGTCCCAGATGGTGGTTCAAGGACTGGAGGAGGCCAAATCTCCTCTGCTGCAGCTGCCCCATTTTGAAGAGGAGCACCTCCGATACTGTATTTCTAAGAAG TATAAGGTACGGACATTACAGGACCTGGTCAGTCTGAAGGACTCCGACAGGAGAAATATGCTGAGATTCCTTGGGGAGGAGAAATACGAGGAGGTCCTGGCGGTCCTTGCGAGCTTTCCCTACATCAACATGGAGACCAAACTTCAAG TGCTGGATGATGAAGATAGCAATAACATCACAGCAGGGTCCATTGTCACAGTCACGGTCACCTTGACGAGGAAGAGAATGTCT GAGATGTTCGAGAAAGAGGAGAATGCATCGCTACCTACTGAGGAAACTAACGCAGAGGAG CAAGGAGATgccaaatcaaacaaaacaaaggtcTGGCAAAATAAGAGTAAAGGAGCTAAAAAAGCTGCCAAGTCTAAAAAGAAGAAACTGACCAAGAAGAAATCAGTCACCCAACAGCAAGCAAAGGGAGACAAGGCCAAACAAGCCAATGGCAACGTGGCTGGAAAT GATGTTGCTGCTGCATCAAAAGCGGAAGAGGACGATCTCTCTGACAAAGGCAGTGAATCGGACGAGGCGGAGGGTAATAAGGACTCGCCCAGCGAGAGAGATGAGGATAGTGACAAGCAGAGTGACACTGAAGTGGACGAGATTGCTGGAGATGatgaggag GAATGGGAGGCACTACAACAGAGCATTCAGCGCCGTGAAAGGGCTCTATTGGAGACCAAATCTAAGGTCACACATCCTGTCTACAGCTTGTACTTCCCCGAGGAGAAGCAGGAGTGGTGGTGGCTTTACATCGCAGATAGGAAGGAACAGACGCTAGTGTCTATGCCTAACCACGTGTGCACACTCAAAGACACAGAGGAG GTTGAACTGAAATTCCCTGCTCCTTCCAAAACCGGAAACTATCAATACTCTGTGATTCTCAGATCAGATTCATTCATGGGATTAGATCAGATCAAGCCGCTCAAG CTTGAGGTTCATGAGGCCAAGGCCATGGTGGATAACCACCCTCAGTGGGATATCCCAGAaactgaggaagaggaggatgatcAGGAGGACAGTGATGGCATTGAGGAATCtgaggaagatgaagaagacAATGACTAA
- the si:ch73-257c13.2 gene encoding uncharacterized protein si:ch73-257c13.2 isoform X3 produces MKTEPSDDLQREDDKRDVFNTVLESLIISDFKSHFQLTPSQTEELVRLLAPCKWTAVRQEGWTVWHAVLASLWALSTQESYHSVANRFHIAESLVCDQLDEFCTLVTSNLVNEIHWELGEEAEMSVVGFLSTVGLPDTLCVVGTGFIPIEKPTDVPDPEAYRDTDGSYSIKLMAFCNHKGRFTYVSAEHPRNWHNSRVLSATEVGKALRENPLALLHGKHIIGNSTFPLSEHFLTPFPDYATLGQKKVCYNQKVQSCLAVAQGSLHTLRSCFQRLRCLQKHSVCQTGLAVKTCCILYNMFLETYNVPVALIGDDATQKPFHELRYGHSGSLGGISKRQDIAASLGRTTKKRKYTCTISFEM; encoded by the exons ATGAAAACTGAACCAAGTGATGATCTGCAAAG AGAGGATGACAAAAGAGATGTTTTCAATACTGTGCTTGAAAGCTTGATAATAAGTGATTTTAAGAGTCATTTCCAGCTGACTCCATCCCAAACTGAG gAGTTGGTACGGTTGCTGGCACCTTGCAAATGGACCGCCGTTAGGCAAGAGGGATGGACAGTGTGGCACGCAGTGCTTGCTAGCCTGTGGGCTCTTTCTACCCAAGAGTCTTACCACAGTGTGGCAAACCGTTTCCACATCGCAGAGTCACTCGTTTGTGATCAGCTGGATGAGTTCTGCACGCTTGTTACCAGTAACTTGGTTAATGAAATTCACTGGGAGCTCGGGGAGGAAGCTGAAATGTCTGTGGTGGGGTTCCTTTCTACTGTGGGGTTACCGGATACTCTCTGCGTAGTAGGAACGGGTTTCATTCCTATTGAGAAACCTACAGATGTGCCAGATCCAGAGGCATACAGAGACACAGATGGGTCGTACTCCATAAAACTCATGGCTTTTTGCAACCACAAGGGCCGCTTTACCTACGTTTCTGCGGAGCACCCTAGAAATTGGCATAACTCAAGAGTCCTTTCAGCCACGGAGGTTGGCAAGGCGTTGCGGGAAAACCCTTTGGCTCTGCTACATGGCAAACACATCATTGGCAATTCCACATTCCCACTTTCAGAGCACTTTCTGACTCCATTCCCTGACTATGCAACACTAGGACAGAAAAAAGTATGTTATAACCAGAAAGTGCAGTCATGTCTTGCAGTAGCACAAGGCTCCCTCCATACTTTGAGATCTTGTTTTCAGAGGCTCAGATGTCTGCAAAAGCATTCTGTTTGCCAAACCGGTTTAGCTGTGAAGACCTGCTGTATTTTATACAACATGTTTCTAGAAACATACAATGTGCCTGTGGCACTGATTGGGGACGATGCGACTCAAAAACCTTTTCATGAACTACGTTATGGACACTCTGGAAGTCTTGGTGGAATATCTAAAAGACAAGACATTGCGGCCTCACTTGGGCGAACCacaaaaaagaggaaatatacatgtacaattagttttgaaatgtaa
- the ostm1 gene encoding osteopetrosis-associated transmembrane protein 1 — protein MELLTKFTFVLACVFAEWAVTFVAVANCTIFPSEMSGDSALKLPPAFISVSQKSAPGSFYSLGLSSAFPEDNEYCSELLRIYGQRYVTFASCLVTYARPVNVCQNCYPDYKSLWNIYTNISLDKSTPGNVSCHDSLMRSDRLMLLYILFVKLDEIWESADCKKCLNEDQDALSNETLNFMATLNESLSCFEQYKKNHTELCKDCKTSYKKLSEVYGSMAKKQQLCIDLEDAMNMTQHLWSSNYNCLLPREETVPVIAVSSFMLFLPVIFYLSSFLHSEQKKRKLIHPKRVKSSSSLMNIQDKFS, from the exons ATGGAATTGTtaacaaaatttacatttgtattagcATGCGTATTTGCAGAATGGGCGGTTACATTCGTTGCCGTTGCTAACTGCACTATTTTCCCCTCAGAAATGAGTGGCGATAGTGCACTAAAGCTGCCACCAGCATTCATTTCCGTATCACAGAAGAGCGCTCCGGGATCCTTCTACTCTCTCGGTCTTTCATCTGCATTTCCAGAAGACAACGAGTATTGTTCTGAACTGCTTCGCATCTACGGTCAACGCTACGTGACTTTCGCGAGCTGCCTCGTGACTTACGCGCGACCTGTCAATGTGTGTCAGAACTGTTACCCCGACTACAAGAGTCTGTGGAACATTTATACTAACATATCATTGGACAAA TCTACCCCTGGAAATGTCAGTTGCCATGACAGCCTGATGCGTTCTGATAGGTTGATGCTGCTCTATATCCTGTTCGTCAAATTAGATGAGATCTGGGAATCAGCAGATTGCAAGA AATGTCTGAATGAAGACCAAGACGCTCTTTCTAATGAGACTCTTAACTTCATGGCCACTCTGAATGAGTCTCTCTCCTGTTTTGAACAATACAAG AAGAACCACACTGAACTGTGTAAAGACTGCAAAACGTCATACAAAAAGTTGAGCGAGGTCTACGGCAgcatggcaaaaaaacaacagctttgcATTGATTTAGAAGACGCG ATGAACATGACACAGCACCTGTGGAGTAGTAACTATAATTGCTTGTTACCTCGGGAGGAGACGGTGCCTGTCATCGCAGTGTCCAGCTTCATGCTTTTCCTCCCCGTCATTTTTTACTTAAGCAGTTTCCTGCACTCAGAACAAAAGAAGCGCAAGCTTATACACC CCAAAAGAGTCAAGTCCAGCAGCAGCCTAATGAATATCCAAGACAAATTCAGCTGA
- the si:ch73-257c13.2 gene encoding uncharacterized protein si:ch73-257c13.2 isoform X2, which produces MALETCIAFLLADSYDVEDFTLFERNATRKRRKARMKTEPSDDLQREDDKRDVFNTVLESLIISDFKSHFQLTPSQTEELVRLLAPCKWTAVRQEGWTVWHAVLASLWALSTQESYHSVANRFHIAESLVCDQLDEFCTLVTSNLVNEIHWELGEEAEMSVVGFLSTVGLPDTLCVVGTGFIPIEKPTDVPDPEAYRDTDGSYSIKLMAFCNHKGRFTYVSAEHPRNWHNSRVLSATEVGKALRENPLALLHGKHIIGNSTFPLSEHFLTPFPDYATLGQKKVCYNQKVQSCLAVAQGSLHTLRSCFQRLRCLQKHSVCQTGLAVKTCCILYNMFLETYNVPVALIGDDATQKPFHELRYGHSGSLGGISKRQDIAASLGRTTKKRKYTCTISFEM; this is translated from the exons ATGGCGCTTGAAACGTGTATTGCGTTTTTGCTAGCAGATAGCTATGATGTTGAAGATTTCACATTATTCGAGAGAAATGCAACTCGCAAACGTCGGAAAGCAAG AATGAAAACTGAACCAAGTGATGATCTGCAAAG AGAGGATGACAAAAGAGATGTTTTCAATACTGTGCTTGAAAGCTTGATAATAAGTGATTTTAAGAGTCATTTCCAGCTGACTCCATCCCAAACTGAG gAGTTGGTACGGTTGCTGGCACCTTGCAAATGGACCGCCGTTAGGCAAGAGGGATGGACAGTGTGGCACGCAGTGCTTGCTAGCCTGTGGGCTCTTTCTACCCAAGAGTCTTACCACAGTGTGGCAAACCGTTTCCACATCGCAGAGTCACTCGTTTGTGATCAGCTGGATGAGTTCTGCACGCTTGTTACCAGTAACTTGGTTAATGAAATTCACTGGGAGCTCGGGGAGGAAGCTGAAATGTCTGTGGTGGGGTTCCTTTCTACTGTGGGGTTACCGGATACTCTCTGCGTAGTAGGAACGGGTTTCATTCCTATTGAGAAACCTACAGATGTGCCAGATCCAGAGGCATACAGAGACACAGATGGGTCGTACTCCATAAAACTCATGGCTTTTTGCAACCACAAGGGCCGCTTTACCTACGTTTCTGCGGAGCACCCTAGAAATTGGCATAACTCAAGAGTCCTTTCAGCCACGGAGGTTGGCAAGGCGTTGCGGGAAAACCCTTTGGCTCTGCTACATGGCAAACACATCATTGGCAATTCCACATTCCCACTTTCAGAGCACTTTCTGACTCCATTCCCTGACTATGCAACACTAGGACAGAAAAAAGTATGTTATAACCAGAAAGTGCAGTCATGTCTTGCAGTAGCACAAGGCTCCCTCCATACTTTGAGATCTTGTTTTCAGAGGCTCAGATGTCTGCAAAAGCATTCTGTTTGCCAAACCGGTTTAGCTGTGAAGACCTGCTGTATTTTATACAACATGTTTCTAGAAACATACAATGTGCCTGTGGCACTGATTGGGGACGATGCGACTCAAAAACCTTTTCATGAACTACGTTATGGACACTCTGGAAGTCTTGGTGGAATATCTAAAAGACAAGACATTGCGGCCTCACTTGGGCGAACCacaaaaaagaggaaatatacatgtacaattagttttgaaatgtaa
- the si:ch73-257c13.2 gene encoding uncharacterized protein si:ch73-257c13.2 isoform X1: protein MALETCIAFLLADSYDVEDFTLFERNATRKRRKASRMKTEPSDDLQREDDKRDVFNTVLESLIISDFKSHFQLTPSQTEELVRLLAPCKWTAVRQEGWTVWHAVLASLWALSTQESYHSVANRFHIAESLVCDQLDEFCTLVTSNLVNEIHWELGEEAEMSVVGFLSTVGLPDTLCVVGTGFIPIEKPTDVPDPEAYRDTDGSYSIKLMAFCNHKGRFTYVSAEHPRNWHNSRVLSATEVGKALRENPLALLHGKHIIGNSTFPLSEHFLTPFPDYATLGQKKVCYNQKVQSCLAVAQGSLHTLRSCFQRLRCLQKHSVCQTGLAVKTCCILYNMFLETYNVPVALIGDDATQKPFHELRYGHSGSLGGISKRQDIAASLGRTTKKRKYTCTISFEM, encoded by the exons ATGGCGCTTGAAACGTGTATTGCGTTTTTGCTAGCAGATAGCTATGATGTTGAAGATTTCACATTATTCGAGAGAAATGCAACTCGCAAACGTCGGAAAGCAAG CAGAATGAAAACTGAACCAAGTGATGATCTGCAAAG AGAGGATGACAAAAGAGATGTTTTCAATACTGTGCTTGAAAGCTTGATAATAAGTGATTTTAAGAGTCATTTCCAGCTGACTCCATCCCAAACTGAG gAGTTGGTACGGTTGCTGGCACCTTGCAAATGGACCGCCGTTAGGCAAGAGGGATGGACAGTGTGGCACGCAGTGCTTGCTAGCCTGTGGGCTCTTTCTACCCAAGAGTCTTACCACAGTGTGGCAAACCGTTTCCACATCGCAGAGTCACTCGTTTGTGATCAGCTGGATGAGTTCTGCACGCTTGTTACCAGTAACTTGGTTAATGAAATTCACTGGGAGCTCGGGGAGGAAGCTGAAATGTCTGTGGTGGGGTTCCTTTCTACTGTGGGGTTACCGGATACTCTCTGCGTAGTAGGAACGGGTTTCATTCCTATTGAGAAACCTACAGATGTGCCAGATCCAGAGGCATACAGAGACACAGATGGGTCGTACTCCATAAAACTCATGGCTTTTTGCAACCACAAGGGCCGCTTTACCTACGTTTCTGCGGAGCACCCTAGAAATTGGCATAACTCAAGAGTCCTTTCAGCCACGGAGGTTGGCAAGGCGTTGCGGGAAAACCCTTTGGCTCTGCTACATGGCAAACACATCATTGGCAATTCCACATTCCCACTTTCAGAGCACTTTCTGACTCCATTCCCTGACTATGCAACACTAGGACAGAAAAAAGTATGTTATAACCAGAAAGTGCAGTCATGTCTTGCAGTAGCACAAGGCTCCCTCCATACTTTGAGATCTTGTTTTCAGAGGCTCAGATGTCTGCAAAAGCATTCTGTTTGCCAAACCGGTTTAGCTGTGAAGACCTGCTGTATTTTATACAACATGTTTCTAGAAACATACAATGTGCCTGTGGCACTGATTGGGGACGATGCGACTCAAAAACCTTTTCATGAACTACGTTATGGACACTCTGGAAGTCTTGGTGGAATATCTAAAAGACAAGACATTGCGGCCTCACTTGGGCGAACCacaaaaaagaggaaatatacatgtacaattagttttgaaatgtaa